A portion of the Flavobacteriales bacterium genome contains these proteins:
- a CDS encoding hemolysin XhlA family protein translates to HERRLNNHSERLDSLEQYRSEAKTEIKNLCQQIKSLVKTMRWFIGLMVGAFVGFFFYAVQAGLFK, encoded by the coding sequence CATGAAAGAAGACTAAACAATCACAGTGAAAGACTTGATAGTCTAGAACAATACAGATCAGAAGCAAAGACAGAGATAAAAAACTTATGTCAACAAATCAAATCATTGGTGAAAACCATGAGATGGTTCATAGGATTAATGGTAGGAGCATTTGTAGGCTTCTTTTTTTATGCAGTTCAAGCAGGTCTTTTCAAATAG
- a CDS encoding N-acetylmuramoyl-L-alanine amidase, with product MNYKLIEKHLTPNKYSRPQRPLEKIKALVIHWVANPNSSAMDNRNYFENRKHGKNCYGSAHEIIDLNGDIVLAIPPNEMAYHVGSKTYTDEALAVLGEYPNNCTYGIECTHIDWEGNMTKETLETLATRCADLCKKYDLNPITDIWTHKQVVGWKNCPKYFVYHPDEFEAFKIKVKELMNQNESIEKWQQELGEQSLEKLANMEIIDSPDAWKTKMGENVPTWLFFTVISRILEKGENENA from the coding sequence ATGAACTACAAACTAATTGAAAAACATCTAACACCCAACAAATACAGCAGACCTCAAAGACCGCTGGAGAAAATAAAAGCATTGGTGATCCACTGGGTCGCCAATCCCAACTCTTCAGCAATGGACAATAGAAACTACTTTGAAAATAGAAAACACGGTAAGAATTGCTACGGATCAGCACATGAGATTATAGACCTAAACGGAGATATCGTCCTGGCAATCCCACCAAACGAAATGGCATATCATGTAGGTTCTAAAACCTACACCGATGAAGCATTAGCAGTTTTGGGAGAGTATCCAAATAATTGCACCTACGGAATAGAGTGTACCCATATAGACTGGGAAGGCAATATGACAAAAGAAACACTTGAAACACTAGCAACTCGATGCGCAGACCTTTGTAAAAAATATGATTTAAATCCAATAACAGATATCTGGACTCACAAACAAGTAGTAGGTTGGAAGAATTGTCCCAAATACTTTGTATATCATCCAGATGAATTTGAAGCCTTCAAAATCAAAGTAAAAGAATTGATGAATCAAAATGAAAGCATAGAAAAATGGCAGCAAGAACTAGGAGAACAATCACTCGAAAAGTTGGCCAACATGGAAATAATAGATTCACCTGATGCCTGGAAAACAAAAATGGGTGAAAATGTTCCGACATGGTTATTCTTCACAGTAATATCAAGAATACTAGAAAAAGGAGAGAATGAAAATGCTTAG